From a single Candidatus Poribacteria bacterium genomic region:
- a CDS encoding phosphatase PAP2 family protein encodes MNLLPYDWIAIGYLVLTGVLILIFHKNVARWYLYLFARVLCITGIVLLTPTDASTLFPFRFLRDWYPLSTIALFYFEMGKLTQMVFQRYFDETVIRWEKQVFKGMPSLELSDRFPSIILSEILHLCYFSYYVIAVFLAVWLYFKGKIGPFQETVFAETLTFNLSLLCYPFLPVTGPRYLFEKIQGPLSKGFFFRLTHSVVSRGSSKGTAFPSAHVSLSVIVLLCAFRYDSTAFLILLPLCVGLTLGTVYCRFHYAIDALLGAILAGIVFGITTILF; translated from the coding sequence ATGAATCTTCTCCCTTACGATTGGATTGCTATTGGGTATTTAGTACTCACCGGTGTACTCATTTTAATCTTTCACAAAAATGTCGCGCGCTGGTATCTCTATCTGTTCGCACGCGTGCTCTGTATCACAGGCATTGTATTACTGACACCCACTGACGCATCTACGCTATTTCCTTTCCGATTCCTGCGGGATTGGTACCCGTTATCCACTATCGCGCTTTTCTATTTCGAGATGGGGAAGTTGACTCAGATGGTGTTTCAACGCTATTTCGATGAAACGGTAATCCGCTGGGAAAAACAGGTTTTCAAAGGGATGCCAAGTCTTGAACTTAGTGACCGTTTTCCATCTATAATTCTATCGGAAATTTTACATCTCTGTTATTTTAGTTACTACGTCATCGCCGTGTTTTTAGCGGTGTGGCTCTATTTCAAAGGAAAAATAGGACCGTTTCAAGAGACAGTTTTCGCGGAGACATTAACATTTAATCTAAGTCTCCTCTGTTATCCGTTTCTACCTGTCACCGGTCCCCGCTACCTTTTTGAAAAGATTCAAGGTCCATTGTCGAAAGGTTTTTTCTTTAGACTGACCCATTCGGTTGTCTCAAGAGGTTCCTCGAAAGGCACGGCATTTCCGAGCGCACATGTCTCGTTATCAGTGATTGTGCTGCTCTGTGCATTCCGTTATGATAGTACAGCGTTCCTGATTCTACTACCGCTGTGTGTAGGTTTGACACTTGGCACGGTTTACTGTAGATTCCACTATGCGATTGATGCGCTCTTAGGCGCAATTTTAGCTGGCATCGTCTTCGGTATCACAACCATACTCTTTTAA
- a CDS encoding DegT/DnrJ/EryC1/StrS family aminotransferase, which translates to MSNQLAISGGTPVRNIESEPWSSWPLTTTDEWESKIEPLLKEVYLSANEGSGGTMIERFGEQYAQYTGTNYALFMPHGTDSISAALAGALDLDGFSDGGEVIVPNYTFVATASAVLERRCTVVFVDISPETFTIDPAGVEAAIGPETRAILPVHLGGHPADMGALREIAQRHQLTIIEDCAQAHGAEYQTKKVGSLSDVGAFSFQASKNLTSGEGGMVTTNDKDIHDRVCAFMNVGRAPGGARWEYPRLGWNYRPSEYLAAILLVRLELLEAQTDRRNRNAAYLSNALEAINGITPPRLAPWVTKHGYHLYCLKYNPEGFSGKSRQAFVNALSAEGIPCSIGYRSPLSEEPGMAYVAEKYPHLIRSLPCPNAALVCEQSVWLFQNMFLGSEKDMDQIVEAITKIHKAWN; encoded by the coding sequence ATGTCCAACCAACTGGCAATTTCAGGCGGCACGCCTGTCCGCAACATAGAAAGCGAACCGTGGTCCTCATGGCCCCTCACGACAACCGATGAGTGGGAATCAAAAATCGAACCGCTGCTCAAGGAAGTGTATTTGAGTGCAAATGAAGGCTCTGGCGGTACGATGATTGAGCGTTTCGGAGAGCAGTACGCACAGTATACCGGAACAAATTATGCCCTCTTCATGCCACACGGCACCGATTCAATCAGTGCCGCCTTAGCCGGCGCGCTGGATCTCGACGGATTTAGTGATGGCGGTGAGGTGATCGTGCCGAACTATACGTTTGTAGCGACCGCAAGTGCTGTCTTGGAACGCCGATGTACCGTAGTGTTTGTAGATATTTCACCAGAAACGTTTACAATTGACCCAGCAGGCGTTGAAGCGGCTATTGGTCCCGAAACCCGTGCGATCTTACCTGTGCATCTCGGCGGTCATCCAGCAGATATGGGGGCACTACGAGAAATCGCCCAACGCCACCAACTTACAATCATTGAAGACTGCGCGCAGGCACACGGCGCAGAATATCAGACAAAAAAGGTGGGTTCCCTCAGCGATGTCGGCGCGTTTAGTTTCCAAGCATCGAAAAATTTGACCTCCGGTGAAGGTGGCATGGTCACAACAAACGACAAAGACATTCACGACCGAGTCTGCGCCTTTATGAACGTAGGGCGTGCACCGGGCGGTGCGAGATGGGAATACCCGCGCCTCGGCTGGAACTATCGTCCGTCAGAATACCTCGCGGCGATCCTGCTTGTGCGGTTGGAACTTTTAGAAGCACAAACCGACCGCCGTAATCGGAATGCCGCCTATCTCTCTAACGCTTTGGAGGCAATCAACGGTATTACACCGCCCCGACTCGCCCCGTGGGTTACGAAACACGGCTATCACCTCTACTGCCTAAAGTATAACCCTGAAGGTTTCAGTGGCAAATCCCGGCAGGCGTTTGTCAATGCGCTTTCTGCTGAAGGCATTCCGTGTTCCATCGGCTATCGCTCTCCGCTTTCGGAGGAACCCGGAATGGCATACGTTGCGGAGAAATATCCACATCTTATCCGATCATTGCCTTGTCCGAATGCCGCACTGGTTTGCGAACAGAGCGTATGGCTCTTCCAAAATATGTTCCTTGGATCAGAAAAGGATATGGATCAAATTGTGGAAGCCATCACTAAAATTCACAAAGCATGGAATTAA
- a CDS encoding lipase maturation factor family protein, which yields MHPQSSKPLLVYDNDCDFCRYWITQWQHVTGDRVDYAPYQEMAAEFPEIPISDFENSVQLILQNGTVLSGAEAVFRALNNGLLLWCYYHLFGFKSVSEWVYRFVAQHRPFFSTLTRWFWGTHTERTTFHLSRWLFLRGLGCIYLIAFLSLWVQIHGLVGSNGILPAEQYLAAVRQQIGTEGYYLLPTLFWLNPSDACLHFLCAGGIVLSLALIAGFFPPFILTGLWMFYLSLVTVGQVFLSFQWDVLLLEAGLLAIFFAPLRIRDTFRRASQPSGAFLWLLRWLLFRLMFASGFVKLVSDAVWRNFTALNFHYETQPLPTWIGWYVHQLPEWLHKVSVIGMFAVELVVPFLIFAPKRLRTAGCIGLIGLQVLIILTGNYCFFNLLTIALCLLLIDDVTWKGLLSKRFMPNFQSVEGSPHRYRRVCIAVVAMLLFVFSGIRFGGQLFRDVQFPDVAWMRPFRSVNTYGLFADMTESRPEIIVEGSNDRITWETYHFRWKPGDLKEAPKWVAPHQPRLDWQMWFAALQGSYRHTPWFPHFIGALLQGKSEVLQLLAENPFPENPPRYVRATLYDYHFTDIATKRSEGTWWSRERKGLYCPAVSLQK from the coding sequence ATGCACCCACAAAGCAGCAAACCGCTCCTTGTTTACGATAATGACTGCGATTTTTGCCGATACTGGATTACACAGTGGCAGCACGTCACAGGTGACCGTGTTGACTATGCCCCGTATCAAGAGATGGCGGCGGAATTCCCAGAAATACCGATTTCAGATTTTGAAAACTCCGTGCAGTTAATCCTCCAGAACGGCACAGTTTTGAGCGGGGCAGAGGCTGTTTTTCGTGCCTTGAACAACGGTTTGCTCCTCTGGTGCTACTACCATCTGTTCGGGTTTAAAAGTGTATCGGAGTGGGTCTACCGCTTCGTCGCCCAGCACCGCCCGTTCTTCTCTACGTTGACGCGCTGGTTTTGGGGGACCCATACCGAGCGAACAACGTTCCACCTTTCGCGCTGGCTGTTCCTACGAGGACTCGGTTGTATCTACCTCATCGCCTTTTTATCCCTATGGGTACAGATCCACGGGTTAGTTGGGAGCAACGGAATCCTACCGGCAGAACAGTATTTAGCAGCCGTACGTCAACAGATTGGGACGGAAGGCTACTATCTCCTTCCAACACTGTTTTGGTTGAACCCGTCAGATGCTTGCCTCCATTTCTTGTGTGCCGGTGGCATTGTTTTGTCTCTGGCTCTAATCGCGGGTTTCTTTCCACCGTTTATTCTAACCGGTTTATGGATGTTCTATCTGTCGCTTGTGACAGTCGGGCAGGTCTTTCTTAGCTTCCAATGGGACGTGCTGCTTTTAGAGGCGGGACTTTTAGCAATCTTTTTTGCACCGCTGCGAATCCGTGATACATTCAGGCGTGCGTCTCAACCCTCCGGCGCGTTTTTATGGCTCTTACGTTGGCTCTTATTCCGGTTGATGTTCGCCTCCGGGTTCGTCAAACTTGTCAGCGATGCCGTGTGGCGAAATTTCACCGCCCTCAACTTCCACTATGAAACGCAGCCCTTACCGACATGGATCGGGTGGTATGTGCATCAATTACCAGAGTGGCTCCACAAAGTCTCGGTTATCGGTATGTTCGCCGTTGAACTCGTTGTCCCGTTCCTAATTTTTGCACCGAAACGTTTACGGACCGCCGGATGTATCGGATTGATCGGTCTACAAGTGCTCATCATCCTGACAGGAAACTACTGCTTTTTTAATTTGCTGACGATTGCACTGTGTCTTCTGCTCATTGACGATGTAACATGGAAAGGTCTATTATCCAAACGGTTCATGCCGAACTTCCAATCCGTTGAAGGATCACCTCACCGCTATAGGCGCGTCTGTATCGCAGTGGTGGCAATGCTTCTCTTTGTGTTCAGTGGTATCCGATTCGGCGGGCAACTTTTTAGAGATGTGCAATTTCCTGATGTCGCTTGGATGAGACCGTTTCGGAGTGTGAACACCTACGGACTCTTCGCAGATATGACGGAGTCCCGCCCAGAAATTATTGTCGAAGGCAGCAACGATCGGATAACATGGGAGACTTACCATTTCCGATGGAAACCCGGAGATCTCAAAGAGGCACCCAAATGGGTTGCACCGCATCAACCACGTCTGGATTGGCAGATGTGGTTTGCGGCACTACAAGGGAGTTATCGGCATACGCCTTGGTTCCCCCATTTCATAGGTGCACTCCTACAAGGTAAATCTGAAGTCTTGCAGCTGCTGGCAGAAAATCCGTTCCCAGAAAATCCGCCCCGATATGTCCGCGCCACGCTTTACGATTACCATTTTACCGACATCGCCACAAAACGTTCAGAAGGAACGTGGTGGTCTCGTGAACGGAAAGGACTTTATTGCCCCGCAGTTTCACTCCAAAAGTAG
- a CDS encoding inositol-phosphate phosphatase: MPSQFLKVALAAAKNAEEIITAYYTGDAMKVELKEDETPVTLADRGAEKVIRETIKQAFPDHGFLGEEYGIEEGDSPYVWIIDPIDATKNYIRKIPIFGTQIALMKGDDLILGVSNAPLLNELLYAEAGNGAFLNGEPIQVSDVAHPKDAMVCHGGLKWFVEKATFPGIYNLINDAARTRGFGDFYMYHLVASARVDAVVEAAISIWDIAAATVIVREAGGKVTDIQGQAITKDTASLVATNGVLHNTLLNYFNDTQSP; encoded by the coding sequence ATGCCCAGTCAATTCTTAAAGGTTGCATTGGCAGCAGCCAAAAACGCTGAAGAAATTATCACTGCCTACTACACCGGCGATGCCATGAAAGTCGAACTGAAAGAGGATGAAACACCGGTCACGCTCGCCGATAGAGGAGCGGAAAAAGTCATCCGTGAAACCATTAAACAGGCATTTCCCGACCACGGGTTTTTAGGTGAAGAATACGGAATCGAAGAAGGAGATTCACCATACGTCTGGATTATTGACCCGATTGATGCTACAAAAAATTACATCCGTAAAATCCCGATCTTCGGTACACAGATTGCCCTGATGAAAGGCGATGACCTGATTCTCGGTGTCTCCAATGCACCCCTTTTGAACGAACTGCTTTATGCCGAGGCAGGAAATGGGGCTTTCCTGAACGGCGAACCGATCCAAGTGTCCGATGTCGCACACCCCAAAGACGCAATGGTATGCCACGGCGGACTGAAGTGGTTTGTAGAAAAAGCCACTTTTCCCGGTATCTACAATCTCATCAATGACGCTGCACGCACAAGAGGGTTTGGCGATTTTTACATGTATCATCTTGTGGCTTCTGCAAGAGTGGATGCTGTCGTTGAGGCAGCGATTAGCATCTGGGACATCGCTGCCGCCACCGTCATTGTGCGGGAAGCCGGTGGGAAGGTAACAGATATACAAGGACAAGCCATCACGAAAGATACCGCTTCATTAGTCGCGACAAATGGTGTCTTGCATAATACTCTATTGAATTATTTTAATGATACGCAATCACCATAG
- a CDS encoding GNAT family N-acetyltransferase — MRHKIIYRHWQPGDDDAILALLLPAEQVDENIYRNKFEGHIEAEGIGLALVNERVVGHVWGEPCSFFIEDKCQRFVTVGAVFVAQDMRRQGVATRLMQELHAHFQTKGYRGSILDVDAEEAMRLYQKVGYQQLTQDLQTQLPPNQNASELKWAEVNLNDLSALPQLDEMWARQNFPVSCDQQSIKVNQYTMSGYRILRQGQNIVGYARWDEPSEYYQHGLIRDPIAPDMDPMEVIASIQSAIPTIRTWQTAEGGRYEAPLRAYGCTFEPTTTVIMLSSFGQDIDLTGYHRTAWW; from the coding sequence ATGCGGCATAAGATTATTTACAGACATTGGCAGCCCGGCGATGATGACGCTATTTTAGCGTTGTTGTTACCTGCTGAGCAAGTTGATGAGAACATCTATAGAAATAAGTTTGAGGGTCACATTGAAGCGGAAGGGATAGGTTTAGCACTTGTCAATGAGAGGGTCGTAGGTCATGTCTGGGGTGAACCTTGTTCATTTTTCATTGAAGACAAGTGTCAGAGATTTGTAACAGTAGGTGCTGTCTTTGTAGCGCAAGATATGCGTCGCCAAGGGGTTGCAACCCGATTAATGCAGGAGCTGCATGCACACTTCCAAACAAAGGGCTATCGTGGCAGCATTCTTGATGTTGATGCAGAAGAAGCTATGCGATTGTATCAGAAAGTTGGTTACCAACAATTGACACAAGATTTACAAACCCAACTTCCACCCAATCAGAACGCATCGGAACTCAAATGGGCGGAAGTGAATCTCAACGATTTAAGTGCTTTACCTCAGTTGGATGAGATGTGGGCAAGACAGAATTTTCCTGTTAGCTGCGATCAACAAAGCATAAAAGTGAACCAGTATACTATGAGTGGGTACCGTATTTTACGTCAGGGTCAAAACATTGTCGGTTATGCAAGATGGGATGAACCCTCAGAATATTATCAACATGGGTTAATTCGTGACCCCATTGCACCAGATATGGATCCGATGGAGGTTATTGCATCAATTCAATCGGCAATACCGACAATTCGCACTTGGCAAACAGCGGAAGGTGGCAGGTATGAAGCACCTCTTCGGGCATACGGTTGCACATTTGAACCGACAACAACCGTTATAATGCTTTCATCCTTTGGTCAAGATATAGATTTAACAGGATATCACCGGACCGCTTGGTGGTAA
- a CDS encoding cyclase family protein → MRLDFQNVLDLSYVVDENSPCELPIDPAKIYDQATLEKDGYFESRIDTSGHYSTHMDAPCLMYPGGATIAEIPKEKLTGNAVLMDFSAIKKPNDAVTAEDIEAWIAENGEISEDSIVFMRTGMDRFVYQDNFNREWIGFSEDAAELLVEKGIKVIGTDACSIDSVAGHPPLHDGLPPAHLVFLGAGIPHVEDLCNLSQLPTHFYVVIAPLKLARSSGAPTRVFAFV, encoded by the coding sequence ATGCGCCTTGACTTTCAAAACGTGCTGGATCTGTCTTATGTGGTCGATGAAAATAGTCCATGTGAGCTGCCGATTGATCCTGCCAAAATTTATGACCAAGCGACGTTGGAAAAAGATGGCTACTTTGAAAGCCGGATTGACACGTCTGGACACTACTCTACGCACATGGATGCCCCCTGCTTAATGTATCCCGGTGGCGCAACTATCGCCGAGATTCCAAAGGAGAAACTGACCGGAAACGCTGTCCTGATGGACTTTTCAGCAATCAAAAAACCGAACGACGCTGTAACGGCAGAAGATATTGAGGCGTGGATAGCCGAAAACGGCGAGATTTCAGAAGATAGCATCGTCTTTATGCGGACAGGAATGGATAGGTTCGTCTATCAGGATAACTTCAACCGAGAATGGATCGGTTTCAGTGAGGATGCCGCCGAATTGCTCGTTGAAAAGGGCATAAAGGTCATCGGAACAGATGCCTGTAGTATTGACTCGGTAGCAGGGCACCCACCGTTGCATGACGGTCTACCGCCTGCACACCTCGTTTTCCTCGGAGCCGGTATCCCGCACGTTGAAGACCTGTGCAATTTGAGTCAACTCCCGACGCATTTCTACGTAGTAATCGCACCCCTAAAGTTAGCACGGAGCTCCGGCGCACCGACGCGGGTCTTCGCGTTCGTGTAA
- a CDS encoding CCA tRNA nucleotidyltransferase has protein sequence MIPNIPEPILNLLYEIGEVAGKNAYLVGGFVRDLLLKRPSSDIDIVVEGDAIRVAETMSERWNGTLETHSQFGTATVTPENIDLPKVDFVTARRETYQGTGTLPIVQRGTITDDLHRRDFSINALAMRLDTNAFGTIVDKTGGLEDLEAGIVRVLHKQSFIDDPTRIFRAARYAGRYNFRIDETDQVLIQEALPILPQLSGERIRNEIDRVLLEKHAAKIVEHLTQLGVWQVIFVGQNISTAFVYDFKKAEQTISWASAHLVDETFQPERVRWMTLLGTDMPICQIEAISFRLGLAHQLQRLISRTQAMKRGVSLEEVTASNFEKLGFSLSKNTSIEHQNGMWCIVDADNMNTYVCGEGNLYRVQTPLTAYRQLKQTLTALKATVKPSEVYQLLKSYPIEALVLGYVDAIVPEWKREKIKDYLLVLRKVQPFITGDDLIALGEKPGKAFETVLWESFAAQLDGKTATKSEAFCRLRDSKTTRPAKHCKLKK, from the coding sequence ATGATACCCAATATCCCCGAACCGATCTTAAACCTGTTATATGAAATCGGTGAAGTTGCAGGAAAAAACGCTTATCTCGTCGGCGGATTTGTCCGAGACCTCCTGCTCAAACGACCAAGTTCTGATATTGACATCGTTGTGGAAGGAGACGCAATCCGAGTCGCTGAAACGATGTCTGAACGGTGGAACGGGACATTGGAGACGCATTCCCAATTCGGTACTGCAACCGTCACACCTGAAAATATCGACCTGCCTAAAGTGGACTTCGTCACCGCACGGCGTGAAACTTATCAAGGCACAGGCACGTTACCTATAGTGCAACGCGGGACGATCACTGACGATTTGCACCGACGCGATTTTTCCATCAACGCGCTTGCAATGCGTTTAGACACAAATGCTTTTGGCACCATCGTTGATAAGACAGGTGGGCTGGAAGACCTTGAGGCAGGGATTGTTCGGGTACTCCACAAGCAAAGTTTCATAGACGATCCGACGCGTATCTTCCGCGCGGCTCGGTATGCTGGACGTTACAACTTTCGTATCGATGAAACCGATCAAGTTCTGATTCAGGAGGCACTCCCGATATTGCCACAGTTGAGCGGTGAACGGATACGCAATGAAATTGACAGGGTACTTCTTGAGAAGCATGCAGCCAAAATTGTAGAACATCTCACACAACTCGGCGTGTGGCAAGTTATCTTTGTAGGGCAAAATATATCGACTGCATTTGTCTACGACTTTAAGAAGGCAGAACAGACAATATCTTGGGCATCAGCGCATCTCGTAGATGAAACATTTCAGCCAGAACGGGTTCGTTGGATGACACTCCTCGGCACTGATATGCCGATATGCCAAATTGAAGCCATCAGTTTCAGACTCGGATTAGCGCATCAACTCCAGCGACTGATAAGCCGCACACAAGCGATGAAACGCGGGGTTTCGCTTGAAGAGGTAACAGCATCTAATTTTGAAAAATTGGGATTTTCGTTGTCGAAAAACACATCTATCGAACACCAGAACGGCATGTGGTGCATCGTTGATGCAGACAATATGAACACTTATGTATGTGGAGAAGGGAATCTCTATCGGGTACAAACACCGCTCACTGCTTATAGGCAGTTGAAACAGACGCTTACAGCATTAAAGGCAACAGTAAAACCGAGCGAGGTTTACCAATTGCTAAAGTCGTATCCGATCGAAGCGTTAGTACTCGGTTATGTAGATGCAATCGTGCCAGAATGGAAACGTGAAAAAATAAAAGACTATCTTCTCGTGCTTCGCAAGGTTCAACCGTTTATTACAGGAGACGATTTGATCGCGTTAGGAGAAAAGCCGGGGAAAGCCTTTGAGACAGTGCTTTGGGAGTCATTTGCTGCACAATTAGATGGAAAAACTGCGACAAAGTCGGAAGCATTTTGTCGCTTGCGGGATTCAAAGACCACTCGCCCCGCAAAACATTGTAAACTAAAAAAATAG
- a CDS encoding site-2 protease family protein encodes MFSPEQIYGAILLVAQFIILLTFHEWAHAKSADMLGDPTARDLGRMSLNPGVHIDMIGTIILPLFGSLLGGGFFGWAKPVPVNPYNLKNPRRDLMLIAAAGPVTNIVLTFVILAGLKIALEFTPFNPLESSSYHHEIGKQVVRMALISVFLAAFNMLPLFPLDGFSVVRGLLPENAARQFEKLSPYGMPILMCLIFLPYFLPIFPNVFGFLGLISLDTLKLTAEIVGLPKVILYELLFR; translated from the coding sequence ATGTTCAGTCCAGAACAAATATACGGAGCAATTCTTTTAGTTGCACAATTCATTATTCTGCTAACCTTTCATGAATGGGCACACGCGAAATCAGCAGATATGTTAGGTGATCCAACTGCGCGCGATCTCGGACGGATGTCCCTGAATCCGGGTGTACATATCGACATGATTGGTACGATTATACTCCCCTTGTTCGGCAGTCTTTTGGGAGGTGGTTTCTTTGGTTGGGCAAAACCGGTGCCAGTGAATCCTTACAATCTTAAGAACCCGAGGCGAGACCTGATGCTGATCGCAGCAGCGGGGCCCGTCACGAATATCGTTCTCACTTTTGTAATCTTGGCAGGACTCAAAATAGCATTGGAATTTACACCCTTCAATCCGCTTGAATCTTCATCTTATCACCATGAAATAGGCAAGCAAGTTGTTCGTATGGCACTGATCAGTGTATTTCTCGCAGCGTTTAACATGCTTCCGCTCTTTCCATTAGACGGATTCAGCGTTGTAAGAGGCTTGCTCCCGGAAAACGCAGCACGCCAATTTGAAAAATTGTCACCGTATGGGATGCCAATTCTGATGTGTCTCATCTTTCTGCCCTATTTCCTCCCTATTTTCCCTAATGTCTTCGGGTTCTTGGGTCTTATCAGCCTCGACACACTCAAATTGACAGCTGAGATCGTTGGCTTACCAAAAGTGATCTTATACGAGTTATTATTCCGCTAA
- a CDS encoding segregation/condensation protein A, whose product MLTETTETLENQDLETTSTDVAPLYSVKLEGFEGPLDLLLHLIQKEEMDIYDIQIAQITDRYLEYVNLMEELDLDVASEFLVMAATLLHIKSQSILPQLTANAEHPIRDQEQLVKQLLEYKRFKEASKVLDVYAERQTWVYSRSPKLHEELDGTREFEIRATLFDLLTAFKAINDRAAEVDAEELYETVEEETITVEDKITFIERQLDAADQLLFDELFPLSSSKTDRIVTFLAILELIRIGKIVTVQTDHFESIYIVKQEHQPDRDIAPPPPVETTRSGERGY is encoded by the coding sequence ATGCTGACTGAAACAACTGAAACCCTTGAAAATCAAGATTTAGAAACCACATCTACTGATGTAGCCCCGCTCTACTCGGTCAAGTTAGAAGGTTTTGAGGGCCCCCTTGATTTACTCCTTCATCTGATCCAGAAAGAGGAAATGGATATCTACGATATTCAGATCGCGCAAATCACTGACCGGTACCTCGAATATGTCAATTTAATGGAGGAACTGGATTTAGATGTGGCATCCGAATTTTTGGTGATGGCAGCGACGCTTCTGCATATTAAATCGCAGAGTATTCTTCCACAACTCACCGCAAACGCGGAACACCCGATTCGTGACCAAGAGCAACTCGTAAAACAACTCTTGGAATACAAACGCTTCAAAGAGGCTTCTAAGGTACTCGACGTTTACGCCGAGCGACAGACATGGGTTTATAGTAGAAGTCCGAAACTGCATGAGGAGTTAGACGGCACACGGGAATTCGAGATTAGAGCCACCTTATTTGATCTGCTTACCGCTTTCAAGGCTATAAATGACCGCGCTGCGGAAGTAGATGCCGAAGAGCTCTACGAAACGGTTGAAGAAGAAACAATCACCGTTGAAGACAAAATTACCTTTATTGAAAGACAGTTGGATGCTGCAGATCAACTGCTATTCGACGAACTGTTCCCTTTATCCTCAAGCAAGACGGATCGGATTGTCACATTCCTTGCCATTTTAGAACTGATTCGGATCGGAAAAATCGTTACCGTTCAAACGGATCATTTTGAGAGTATCTATATCGTTAAACAGGAGCACCAGCCGGATCGCGATATCGCGCCGCCGCCACCCGTAGAAACCACTCGTTCAGGAGAACGAGGCTATTAG
- the scpB gene encoding SMC-Scp complex subunit ScpB: MDSENVIAVNPIEEIDLMSEQKLKSILEAILFAASEPISMEQFQDALPGVSKRAIRKALTALQDEYQEINRSFHLVEIANGYQMSTRPEYSEWIQKFYTRQVRVTLSPSALETLAIVAYKQPITRADVAAIRGVNSDSVLNSLVEKRLVRITGRKEGRALLFSTTDEFLQQFGLKDASDLPSLDEIDELLTTPNGSEPAQNLLPEMMEEGAEQ, encoded by the coding sequence ATGGATTCTGAAAATGTTATTGCTGTCAATCCGATAGAAGAAATTGATCTAATGTCGGAACAAAAACTTAAGTCAATCTTGGAAGCGATTCTGTTTGCAGCGAGCGAACCGATTTCGATGGAACAGTTTCAAGACGCGCTGCCAGGCGTCAGTAAACGTGCCATCCGGAAAGCACTCACCGCACTCCAAGACGAGTACCAAGAGATAAATCGAAGTTTTCATCTCGTTGAAATAGCGAACGGCTACCAAATGAGCACACGCCCAGAATATTCAGAATGGATACAGAAGTTTTATACCCGACAAGTTCGCGTTACACTGTCGCCATCCGCGCTTGAGACGCTTGCGATCGTCGCATACAAGCAGCCTATCACACGTGCCGATGTCGCAGCAATCCGTGGCGTAAACAGCGACAGCGTCCTCAACTCGCTCGTTGAGAAAAGACTCGTTCGCATCACCGGCAGAAAAGAGGGGCGCGCCCTGCTTTTTTCAACCACCGACGAGTTCCTGCAACAATTCGGATTAAAGGATGCCTCTGACCTGCCTTCACTTGATGAAATCGACGAACTTCTTACCACACCAAACGGCAGTGAACCCGCCCAAAATCTACTGCCAGAGATGATGGAGGAGGGGGCTGAGCAATGA